CCCCGCCCACAAAgggtttaattttttttttttgaaggaATCTCTCATTGAAATGCATTAACTTTAGTGCTGCGTTAAATGGCTTAAatataatattttttaaataaccaaGTGTTCTATCTATAACCGAGTTGATGCCTGATATATGATGTGTAAAGCCAGCAAGTAATTATTTCAAGCTACAATGCCACGGTGGTAAAATGCTAATTCAATGCAATAACAGCATGCACGCTGGTGTCCGGTGCCATTgtaaaaacagacacatttgCTGGGTCCATAGTGAGTGGGAACAATATCATAGTTTTTGCTTTGCTTCTTCTCCACTGCAGTGTATTTCTGGAGGTTAGGACTGGAAATATATCGTGCTGGTTAGATAGTCAGCCAGTCATGATATTGGCTGCTAAGTAGCTACAGTTACTACTAGTAGCTAGCTAATAGAAGAGAATACTAAAAATAATGTTTGTCAAGTGTCATGACTGCATGTTATGTATACCTAGCTAGCTGTGTGTGCGTTTTGAACATGACAACTTTCAAACAACCCAAAGATGGTACGCTATCGAGTTGGCTAACTATTTTCGAATTAGGCATTAGTTTCATAACCCAATCTAGCTAAGTTTGCAAGCTATCTTTATCTGGCCTGCATAATATTTTCTGCCTTGTTTGTCGATCTTTAAAGCTACCTAACAATGCAGTACCAACCTGCCTAGCTGCACATCCAACCAGCTAGTAATAGGCAGCTAGCTAAtagtgctgagtgattagtgCTTTTTCATTTCtgtttgatttaaaaaataatggattttggtattttatttatttttaaatcacaATGCATTATGAAATGAcattcaaatgttgttttttcatGTTAAATTTCTAATCCAAAAATAATTAACATTCAATTGCCAAAACATTTAAAATATGTGATTCTCTCAGGTCCACATTGGATAGACATCAATAGGAAATTACTATAAAATATTTCAGATGTGTATATTACTTtgtttttatttgactttattttTAATTCCTTaaagtcatctcatctctgttcaggcagtagcagccaaaCAGCTCTGTGCTCCCcaaatactgtactgtctttagtcaTCCTATTTAGCTAGGCTAGCCTGCTCAAGCATGCTGCAGAGGCTGTCTGAGAATCCCTttactagttcttcaaagtaaatgaGACATACTTTCCAGAagtatctccatccctctttgtacATTCCTCTCTCATGAGGTCTGTGTGAAACTAACTGAACATAGTTAAGTGTATGTGTTCTTGTGCTGAACTAGGTTGAATATTTGCTTTATGGAAACTACAGCTTCCTTCAGCCCAGCGCGCCACATTTTTCTTGATGTgatttctcatgatttgatttcTCTGTAGAGAAATGGTGTGTTGGGCTCACCAAAACCCTCaactaaatggaattcaagtaattgaacagctgtcggtcaattagttgtttaataacCAAAAAAGGAAATGTCGGTGACTCACTCAGCACTACTAAATACTTATAGTACAGAAAATACCTTCAAGTCTAAGTTGGATATTAGAAGTGCTGTActtactaaataatatattgtactGCCAGTTAAGATCGCATGAATATGATCTTAACCAATAAATATTGCATGTTAACTTTAAACAAAACACAGCTTTACCCTAAAGCTTTACCCTTCCTGGTTGTTGCTAAGCTAAACAATGGGCTCACAGCATTGACATAGCGGTCTAACGCACTggatctcagtgcttgaggcgtcactacagacatcctggttcgaatccagtctgtatcacaaccggccgtgattgggagtcccatagggcggcgcacaattggcccggcggCTTCTGGGATtgaccggtgtaggccgtcattgtaaataagaatttgttctgaactgacatgcctagttaaataaacaaatattGACACCTGGCTCTCTTCATTTATTAACGACTCTCAATCTTGGCTACTGATTATGTTAGAGGCATCTATATTACACCTTCACTGTTTGGTTCCCACCTCTTACATGGGGAAATAATTATTCCCTGTGATGTTATCAGGTCTCATCCCTTTTGACAAGCAGTCTTTGCAAAAGCTGACATTCTTTAGCTGATATCAGCATATTCAGAGCTTTGCCTTTGTTAGAATCCCCTTTTCCATTACAACAGTGTTGGTTCATAATAATGGTTGACTGATCCTCCACCATTCTACAGGTACTCTGATGGAGCTGGGTATCTCACCCATTGTTACCTCTGGTCTCATCATGCAGCTGCTGGCTGGAGCCAAGATCATTGAGGTTGGAGACACCCCCAAGGACAGAGCACTCTTCAATGGAGCACAGAAATGTAGGTCCACCCTCTAATCATCTTGTACAGAAGAAGTATTTACCAAGGAATGGGATTCATCATAATATGTTGAATTATGGTTATGTAGCCACCTGGCAACTGTTCTGATTTGTGGGCTTGTATATGACGGGTATTAGAATAAGGGTCTCTAGCCTGTCATAAGGCTGGGGTGTATTCAGTATCCCGTTGCAAAGTGTTTTTCCACTCACAACAGTCTAAGGATATTGAATGCAACCATCTTCCTTTTTCTCTGCAGTGTTTGGCATGATCATCACCATTGGGCAGGCCATTGTTTACGTGATGACTGGGATGTACGGAGACCCCTCAGAGATGGGTGCTGGGATCTGCCTGCTCATCATCATTCAGGTTAGTTAGACCCCTCCCCAGTTCATATAAACCGTTCACTAATTGTACCCTTTAGGTACAGAGACCTAACTTTCACAACTAAAACCCTTTGGCAGACATTTCTTTAATCTGTCAATCAGTCATGCTCAACTGTCTGCTCTGCTTTCATCCGCCtggtcagagcgttgggccagtaactgaaaggtcgctggttcgaatccctgtgCCAGGAAGGTGGAATAATCTGCCGTTCtgcaaggcagttagcccacaaCTGCTTCCCGGGCGCCGCACCTCtcccatttcagttgaatgcattcagttgtgctgACTCGGTATACCCTTTCCCTTCCCTATTTTaagctctctccttcttccccagCTGTTTGTGGCAGGTCTGATTGTGCTGCTGCTGGATGAGCTGCTGCAGAAGGGCTATGGTTTAGGCTCTGGTATCTCCCTGTTCATTGCCACCAACATCTGTGAGACCATCGTCTGGAAGGCCTTCAGTCccactactgtcaacactgggAGAGGTAGGTAGCACTAAGGCTAGTATACATATGACCAAAAGTAGGTGGACacgtgctcgtcgaacatctcattccaaagtcatgggcattagtatggagttggtcccccccccctttgctgctataacagcctccactcagccacaagagcagtagtgaggttgggcgattaggcctggctctgtcggtgttccaattcatcccaaaggtgttctatggggttgaggtcagggctttgtgcaggccagtcatgttcttcctCACCGATctcaaccatttctgtatggacctcactttgtgaacggggtcattgtcatgctgaaacaggaaagggccttccccaaactgttgccacaaagttggaagcacaaaatcatctcgaatgtcattgtatgctgtagcattgagttccagtgaagggaaatgaggggcctagcccgacccatgaaaaacagccccagaccatttattcttcctccaacaaactttagttggcactatgcattggggcaggtagcgctcccctggcatccgccaaacccagattcatccctcagactgccagatggtgaagtatgattcatcactccagagaacgcatttccactgctccagactccaatggcggtgagctttacaccactccagccgatgcttggcattgtgcatggtgatcttaggtttgtgtgtggctgctcagctATGGAAGCTAATTTCAttaagctcccgatgaacagttcttgtgctgacgtggcttccaaaggcagtttggaacttagtagtgagtgttgcaaccgaggagacAATTTTTATGCGCGTCAGCATTCGGCCACTTCGCGGCTGTGCTCCTAGAAATTtttacttcacaataacagcacttacagttgacctgggtagatctagcagggcagaaatttgacgaactgacttgttgaaaaggtggcatcctatgacggtgccatgttgaaagtcaataAGTGCTTAAGTACAGGTcaatctactgccaatgtttgtctttagagattgcatggctgtgtgctcgatttttttttttatacctgtcagcaatgggtgtggctgaaatagccgaaaccACTCAtttcaaggggtgtccacatacttttgtgtaacTAGTGTATGTGTATTTACAATGTGCTCTTGTTCTTCAGTCAGGGTTGTTCCCCCTGCTGTGCTGTGGTTAGTTAGGTAACCTTGTCTCTTGTGTCTCAGGAACGGAGTTTGAAGGTGCCGTCATTGCCCTGTTCCACCTGTTGGCCACCCGCACAGACAAGGTGCGCGCCCTGAGAGAGGCCTTCTACCGCCAGAACCTGCCTAACCTCTTGAACCTCATCGCCACAGTCTTCGTCTTTGCTGTTGTCATATACTTCCAGGTCAGTGGACAGACAACTCGTTTTATAGCCTATATCGTCTTGACTGTGATTTGATTGGTTTTACAAATCGCTTTCAATTAATTGCTTACGTGACCTTTATGACCATTGGCTCTGACAATGTGAACATAAATGTTCAGACCAAAAAGCTGCATGCATAGAATAATTGAAGACAAACTTTGAATACCATTGGATTTCCGTGGTTGTTTTTGAAAGGTCTTGAACACTTCTCGCCTCCTTCCAGGGCTTCAGGGTGGACTTGCCCATCAAGTCTGCCCGTTACCGTGGTCAGTACAACACCTATCCCATCAAGCTCTTCTACACCTCCAACATTCCCATCATCCTCCAATCTGCCCTTGTGTCCAACCTGTACGTCATCTCTCAGATGCTCTCCACACGATTCAGTGGCAACTTTCTGGTTAACCTGCTGGGCACCTGGTCTGTAAGTACCTGTCCGCAATGACCTTTGAGTGTCGCTTCTGTGTTCATTACACAGAGGTGGAGACTTGCCTCACCCATGTTCATTACACCagtactatttatttattttttctcatcACATTTAACCTTCATGAGGTTAAAACCAATACTGAATAATTCTGTGTGACTGTAAACAATGAAGAGTCTGTTTGATGCCATAGTGGTGGTTATGATCACATGTTTTGCACTACTATGACAGCACACTGGTAGTGTTGACCAATTTAGACATTTCTTTCAGCAGTCCTGTGTAAGAGAGCTAGCCATAGGAAGGCTTTAAGAGGGCTCAGACTAACATTTTCCCCTGGTCGCACTGGTGCCTGTTTTTCAGTTGGTGGCACCAGCCCAAGATTTGGTCGCACTCCCGTGGGaaatgcataaccatggtagcaattgaaagggaaccATTTGGAGATTATTGGAAAGTTGATTTTTATGTGCATTTTAATCTGAAAATACTCCttgatacattcagtaacatacgaatattcctggaaaatgtaGGGTAGAACGTAAGACCAAAAGACCAATCTCTTAAGTGGCCACACCTCTCCAAAttgtgcacagttcctaagtaaTTTCAATGCCTTTTTATTACTCAAGAATCTTCAACTAGTAAGATGCTTTTGAGCTCACCTAGCTGTGTTGTTGAGGAACTACAGCAAGCACAACCCTGCATCCccaccatcacacaattactgtttacACAATCTAAAAACAATCCATTTTTATAAATCGCATAATGTGCATCACATGATATTTCAGTGTTAGACTTTCACAATGAAATTCAAGGAAAGTATCATTTTGATACACATAGAAAGGAGTCATGATTGGTGGGCACGGTTTTCTTTCTGAGCTctgtagagataaatcagataaAGCCTGAACTGTACGACAtcgtttccaacaggccaatattctacatactTTAGTGCAAAAAACTTGGTAATTTAACTACAATGAACATACAGTAGTCCATTCTGCGCATACTTGTCCGGTCtgtttcttttacgcctgctatGTAAAAGAGACAGAAATGCATAATCGAGAGTGGTCGCGTCTTGAGCCCTGTTTTACTCATAACAGCCCTGATTGGGTTATGCTTACATGAAGAATCTATACTtaattgattgtgtgttttgtatAGGATACTTCCACTGGAGGACCAGCTCGTGCCTACCCAGTTGGAGGTCTCTGCTACTACCTCTCTCCCCCGGAGTCCTTTGGTTCTGTTTTGGATGACCCCATCCATGCTGCAATCTACATAGTCTTCATGCTGGGCTCCTGTGCCTTCTTCTCCAAGACATGGATCGAGGTTTCAGGATCCTCGGCCAAAGATGTGAGTCACTTGATGTAT
This genomic window from Oncorhynchus nerka isolate Pitt River linkage group LG2, Oner_Uvic_2.0, whole genome shotgun sequence contains:
- the LOC115137968 gene encoding protein transport protein Sec61 subunit alpha, with translation MGIKFLEVIKPFCAVLPEIQKPERKIQFREKVLWTAITLFIFLVCCQIPLFGIMSSDSADPFYWMRVILASNRGTLMELGISPIVTSGLIMQLLAGAKIIEVGDTPKDRALFNGAQKLFGMIITIGQAIVYVMTGMYGDPSEMGAGICLLIIIQLFVAGLIVLLLDELLQKGYGLGSGISLFIATNICETIVWKAFSPTTVNTGRGTEFEGAVIALFHLLATRTDKVRALREAFYRQNLPNLLNLIATVFVFAVVIYFQGFRVDLPIKSARYRGQYNTYPIKLFYTSNIPIILQSALVSNLYVISQMLSTRFSGNFLVNLLGTWSDTSTGGPARAYPVGGLCYYLSPPESFGSVLDDPIHAAIYIVFMLGSCAFFSKTWIEVSGSSAKDVAKQLKEQQMVMRGHRETSMVHELNRYIPTAAAFGGLCIGGLSVMADFLGAIGSGTGILLAVTIIYQYFEIFVKEQSEMGSMGALLF